The DNA sequence TGCGTTAACGATCTACAGAAAGCCATGCATTCATTGGTTGCCGAGGACTCGTCCTCCGATAGACTTGTTTATGCGCAGAGCTTGATGCAGATTTCGATGAAGAGGCTTCAGAAAGAGTTCTATCAGATTCTATCGATGAATAGAGCACACTTGGACCCTGAATCGGTCTCAACTCGATCCTCACGTGCCTCAACAAGGTCAAGCACCTCCGATTACGACGACGAAGGTGCTACCGATGACGAGATCAAAGCTGCCGGAGATTCCATTACCGAAGTCGAACAAGTCTCTTCCATTGCGATGGCGGACTTGAGGTCGATTGCAGAGTGTATGATCTCTGCAGGTTATGCTAAAGAGTGCATAAATATCTACAAGGtaataagaaaatcaataatAGACGAAGGGATTTATAAACTTGGTGTGGAAAGGTTGAGCTCGTCGCAAATCAACAAGATGAATTGGGAAGTTCTTGAGCTCAAAATCAAGAACTGGTTGGAAGCGGTGAAGATTTCGATTCGATTGCTCTTCACCGGAGAGCGCATTCTTTGCGACCACGTCTTCGCCTCCTCAGATTCCATCAGAGAGTCTTGCTTCGCCGACATAGCCAAGGAAGGCGCTCTGCTGCTGTTTGGATTCCCGGAAATTATAGCCAAGAGCAAGAAATATTCTCCCGAGAAAATGTTTCCCGCGCTCGACATGTACACCGCGATTTCCGAAAACTGGCCGGAGATCGAATCCATCTTCGCATTTGAATCAACCGCCACCGTCCGATCCCAAGCCATCAATTCTCTCATCCGCCTAACCGAATCCGTAGTTTCAACGCTATCGGATTTCGAATCGACGATCCAGAAAGACTCATCAAAATTACCGGTACATGGCGGTGGGGTCCATCCTCTCACAATCACGACAATGAACTACCTCTCTCTCTTAGCCGACTACAGCAACATACTCGTCGACATTTTCAACAGCTGGTCTGCGCCGGAGAAATCATCTCTGCCGGCATCTTACTTCGACAGTCCAGATGCCGATGAATCTCCATCTTCGGCGATCTCTGTCCGACTGGCTTGGCTCATCCTTGTCCTCCTGTGCAAGCTCGACGGCAAAGCGAAGCATTACAAAGACGTCTCGCTTTCCTACCTCTTCCTCGCCAACAATCTCCAACACGTCGTCTCCAAGGTCCGTACATCGAACCTCCAGTACCTTCTCGGAGAAGAATGGATCGCGAAGCAAGAAGCCAAAGTCAGAAAGTTCGCGGCGAAGTACGAGCAGTTAGCCTGG is a window from the Ziziphus jujuba cultivar Dongzao chromosome 11, ASM3175591v1 genome containing:
- the LOC107432771 gene encoding exocyst complex component EXO70H1; this encodes MPRKGMRSLCFGSKSPSFSISRHGSPARTSVSTPPRQSFSDAMIDQSIDTAAAMIMKWNPQSSAYARVTSLFYENKREAHRFIKCVNDLQKAMHSLVAEDSSSDRLVYAQSLMQISMKRLQKEFYQILSMNRAHLDPESVSTRSSRASTRSSTSDYDDEGATDDEIKAAGDSITEVEQVSSIAMADLRSIAECMISAGYAKECINIYKVIRKSIIDEGIYKLGVERLSSSQINKMNWEVLELKIKNWLEAVKISIRLLFTGERILCDHVFASSDSIRESCFADIAKEGALLLFGFPEIIAKSKKYSPEKMFPALDMYTAISENWPEIESIFAFESTATVRSQAINSLIRLTESVVSTLSDFESTIQKDSSKLPVHGGGVHPLTITTMNYLSLLADYSNILVDIFNSWSAPEKSSLPASYFDSPDADESPSSAISVRLAWLILVLLCKLDGKAKHYKDVSLSYLFLANNLQHVVSKVRTSNLQYLLGEEWIAKQEAKVRKFAAKYEQLAWGKVFQSLPENPSAVMSPEQAKLVFRGFNLSFQEAYRKQRSSVVPDRKLREEIKSSLGKTIEEIYRQFYDTHRPTIGDDRHARVFVKYAPEDVGNYLSGLFYGTTDMDFEFDFVSSSPSSSSSSSRRRHWRFI